In a single window of the Bacteroidota bacterium genome:
- the argJ gene encoding bifunctional glutamate N-acetyltransferase/amino-acid acetyltransferase ArgJ, producing the protein MYQFIENGTITSVPGIQAAGIFSGIKKKKKDLALILSLSPATVAGTFTLNKVKAAPLLISQSVVRAGGKIKAILVNSGNANACTGEPGMQDALTCQQWVADALGISTREVLISSTGVIGQRLPMPVVEAGIKAIVPQVNPDGGLDAAEAILTTDTRIKSYAVEVQLSHGTVTIGGIAKGSGMIMPNMATMLGFLATDAAIPSPVLQGLLTYAVSHSFNKITVDGDTSTNDMVTLMANGTSGMAILEGTEDYQTFRNALHAICLEMAKAIIVDGEGATKLVEVQVHGAATEADADKIARAIANSPLVKTAIHGEDANWGRIISAAGYSGADFDPAEVSIHFDDLAVFLPGYQIVLDEEEALKRLSKSELRLTIRVGSGPGSTTWYTCDLSADYIRINADYRS; encoded by the coding sequence ATGTATCAGTTTATTGAAAACGGAACCATCACCTCGGTCCCCGGAATCCAGGCTGCCGGTATTTTCTCCGGAATCAAAAAGAAAAAAAAGGATCTGGCTCTGATTCTGTCCTTGTCACCGGCAACTGTGGCCGGCACATTTACATTGAACAAGGTCAAAGCAGCCCCGTTGCTGATTTCACAATCGGTGGTCAGGGCAGGCGGTAAGATTAAGGCCATTCTGGTTAACAGCGGCAATGCCAATGCCTGTACCGGTGAACCCGGGATGCAGGATGCGCTGACCTGCCAGCAATGGGTGGCCGATGCGTTGGGAATTTCCACCAGAGAAGTGCTGATCAGCTCGACCGGGGTAATCGGTCAGCGCTTGCCGATGCCGGTCGTGGAAGCGGGAATCAAGGCCATTGTCCCTCAGGTCAATCCGGATGGCGGATTGGATGCAGCCGAAGCCATTCTGACCACCGACACGCGGATCAAATCGTATGCAGTGGAAGTTCAGCTCAGCCATGGAACCGTGACCATCGGCGGTATTGCCAAGGGATCGGGAATGATCATGCCGAATATGGCAACCATGCTGGGATTTCTGGCCACCGATGCAGCCATTCCTTCACCGGTCCTGCAGGGTCTTCTGACCTATGCCGTGAGTCATTCTTTCAATAAGATCACGGTGGATGGCGATACAAGCACCAATGACATGGTTACGCTCATGGCAAACGGGACTTCCGGAATGGCCATTCTGGAAGGAACCGAGGACTATCAAACCTTCCGTAACGCCCTTCATGCCATTTGTCTGGAAATGGCCAAGGCCATCATTGTGGATGGCGAAGGGGCCACCAAACTGGTGGAAGTTCAGGTTCATGGTGCTGCCACCGAGGCAGATGCCGATAAAATTGCACGGGCCATTGCCAACTCACCGCTGGTCAAGACAGCCATTCACGGTGAAGATGCCAATTGGGGACGGATTATCTCTGCAGCCGGTTATTCCGGTGCCGATTTCGATCCGGCCGAGGTCTCTATTCATTTCGATGATCTGGCTGTTTTTCTGCCGGGTTATCAGATCGTACTCGACGAGGAGGAAGCATTGAAGCGACTCTCCAAATCAGAACTGCGCCTGACCATCCGTGTGGGCTCAGGACCCGGCTCTACAACCTGGTATACCTGCGATCTGTCTGCCGACTACATCCGTATCAATGCGGATTACCGGAGTTAA
- a CDS encoding four helix bundle protein, which yields MKAKYNNFQDLIMWQKAHEFVLEVYKTTSKFPQSEQYGLTSQFRRAAVSVAANIAEGYKRKTKIDKGRFYLLSQSSLEECRYYIILSRDLGYHANESLQPILENVSMLIESYNHKLLESGN from the coding sequence ATGAAGGCTAAATATAACAATTTTCAAGACCTTATCATGTGGCAAAAGGCCCATGAATTTGTTCTTGAAGTGTATAAGACAACTTCAAAATTTCCTCAATCTGAGCAGTATGGGTTGACGAGTCAATTTCGCCGTGCGGCCGTTTCTGTAGCAGCAAATATTGCAGAAGGTTATAAGCGGAAGACAAAAATTGATAAAGGGAGGTTCTATCTGCTTTCGCAGAGTTCGCTAGAAGAATGCAGGTATTACATCATTTTATCGAGGGATTTGGGATACCATGCTAATGAGAGTCTTCAGCCGATACTGGAAAATGTCAGTATGCTGATAGAATCCTATAACCACAAACTTTTAGAATCAGGCAACTGA